The following is a genomic window from Paenibacillus sp. FSL R5-0766.
TAAAACCGTTCTCCATCTTAGGATGACTCAGATCATCATAGGAAAAGGAGTGACATTTTAATAACGTTACAGCCTCTTCACGTTCCATTCCTTCACCCCTAACTAGGTAAAATGCTGCCTCACCAGCGCAGAGGTTCTTCTCCACGCCACAACACATACCGCTCCAACTCACGAAGAGTGCCTGTACCGATCCCGTACTCGTCCATTTCTTTGGAACAAAGATCAAGCAGATGCAGCATGCCACCATATGTGCCAACTGCAAGTTTGGATCGCTCTGGTGATACGGCGAGAGAATAGATCGTACTACCCACAAAATGGCGCCATACTTCCTTACCCTCGCCATTCACACAATACAGGTAACCATATGCATCTCCAAGTACCATGCCTGACTCTATTTCCACTGCTGCATACACACGTGCATTCTCATCCATCACTGGCCAATCTTCCTTCGTTTCGTTGCCTGCAATTGATTCCAGCGGGACTTGTATCGTGACCCCGTTATAGAAATGACATGCGTTAAACAAGACGGTCTGGTTATCACTGGTGAATGCTGCATAATGAGGGTAGCTCGATTCTGGATAGAGAGAGTATGTCTTGTTCAGCTGGCGGTCCATCACCATATGATTGCTCCCTTGGCTACCATATGCAATCCATCGACCATCCCGAGATACCGCTGCATGCCCCATATCTATCTGTGTATCCTCTAGCTCATACTCTTCGATCTCTGCCAGATCGGGATGAAGCAAGGTCACCTGGGCTTGTGTGACAAGATATATCCCGTATCTTGAATGTATAAGTAGTGCTCTGCCTTCATCCATAGGTATAAGTCCTTCAAGTGTCCGTTCGGGATGCTCACAGTCCGCAAGTGATTCAATCCGAGGTAATGCCGACTGTATCCGGGCTTGAATATCTTCCCATCGATATGTCGCTATCTCCTGTCCTTCCAACTTGCGATCTGGCTGACGAATGATACGTATCCCATCTGGTCCTGCAAGCGCAAAGTCAAGTCCATCCGATGAGCAACCTGCAAAAGTATATGGAGAGATCAACTGCCATCCGTGCTGATCCATCGTATATATCTGACTATTCTCCGTGAAAATTCCCGTATTACATACAATTGTTTCCTCGTTCAGATAACCTACAACTTTGACCGCTTGCATGGAAGCCTGAAACGCCTCATTCAGTGGCCACGTCGCTGCTGGCAGCTCACGTCGGAGCACCTCCAGGTCACCGTGGAGATTGGCCTGTCTAACCATCTGGAATACTTCAGTACTCATTCCGCTTCTGGAGTCTACCTCCAACTCGGATTCATCCGGTTGCTCTCCCTGCATACTTCTCCGGACAAATGCATTGACATCCCTTGCATAACGCTTGCCTTCATTGCGCCATTGTTCCGCAATGTCTTCCTTTAACCAACTCATAGGTGTCCCTCCACTCTGCCCCTATTCATATGCCGTACAATGATGTGCCTGCAAGAACATACTGATTTCGTTATCCGTCGCCTCCTCCGCACCATTCTTTTCTTCATAGAACAGGGCAACTTCTCTCCCAGCTGCATAGTTAAATCGTAAATATCCTCCCATCGACACCATGAACATCTTGCACATGTACTCATTCTCCAACACAGCATCCCAATTAAATTCTGTTTTGCATGTATCGGCGAGTTCCTTCATGGAGCTTCCCTGTTCTGTCCCTGAAAAATGGTAAAACGTATGTTTCCGCAGCTCATTCCACGGTTCAAAGTATAGTGGCGTTATCGGTTTATCCTGATGATAATACCCACAATAGATCCGGTCCAACGTTTCACCAAATTCAGTCTCCGAGCATGTCCATAAGGTGATATTCTCATCATGACGTGGTAGCCACAGCAGCCCCTCAACTTCCGGATGAACAGCAAGGAAATCTCCATCTACAGAACTGCCGATGGAGATGCACTGTTCAAGTTGATGCTGACTTATAGGCGAATCATCCGTATGTATCCAAAAATCATATTCCACAAAAGGCTTCAACACTTCCGAGTCAGGTCTCTGCACATTCATCCAACCCGTGTATGTACCTTCCCCGTATTGCTCAATCCAGGTGCGGTATGATAAAGGTAGCGAGATGCCGTGCTGTTGTTCAAAGTGATCCAGTTCCTCTGTTGGAACCGGCTTAAGTACACGGGATACAATATACATTTTTCGACATCTCCCATCTCAGTTTGGTTCATTCGTTTACAGGATCTAAGCCAATTCTTCCTGTACAATTTCAGTCCATACTCCTTTACGATTCAGAATGCGAATGGCAAAGGCATCATATCCATCACGCTTGACCTGATCAAAATGCATGAGTTCTCCCGTGATCAGTTCATATGCACCATTTTCATCTACATCTTCGCCAAACTCGTCATCCCAAGGCACATTGTAGTAGGCCGTCAACTCAACTTTAAAGATGTCCTCTCCTTCAACATCCAGGTAAGGACGAAGGGGTCTGTCATGTAGTGCTTCTTCCGAATAGGTCTCACATAACATGGCATCATATCCGTGCTTGGCGGTATCAATGAGCAGATAGCGCTCACCCGTGACCGTATGCTCCGCATATACAAGAAGCGGTGTCGAATCATGCCAGGTAATCAGATCATCTTCGGTCAAGTCACCATAATAAAAAATATGGAATTTATCATGACCATCACTCGTTTGAAGTTTGCCTTTCCATTCCACTTCATCGGACTTTATGTCCTCTTCTTTCCTAATTAATCCTTCCAGATAAACAGGTCCGTGTTGTACACCATACTCATTCATCGTCTCGCCTCCGATTTGTTCATTCGAATGGTAACCACTTTGTGATCCTCATCCACCGTCAGTTTCACATCGATATTTAACTTGTCGCGAAATAACGCCGTAATATTAATATAAGGATCGCGAACAGCTTCACCGCCGCCACCATTCGTAGAACGGCTCATTCCCTGATGAATAATGGATTCCACCAGCTGTTTATCTCCCTTGCCGGTGTTATTGTAGGTGTAGATCACCTGCCCATCCTGATCATACAGATTCAAAACCGTTGTAAAATCGTTGGCGTTCTCATACTGCCTCTCGGTCTGCACATAGTTGTGATCTGTTCGTTGATAGTTTAAAGTACCAGCCAGATACGGATTGTCCCCGCCGGGCTTCACATCATATTCCTGATAGGCCAGATTAAACAGGTATTGGAGATGACTCATGTCGATCCGGTAATAAAACTGACGGTTATCTTCCTCTTTGTCCATCGCTGCAAAACTGTTAATCAGTGGCCAGGCTTCATAGGACTTCCCATTAACATCAACGGCGAGAGCATAGTCAGATAATACTGTCTCTTTTTGAAATACACCAAATGTCTGTAAAATAAAATAAGCCGGAATCATCAACATACCCAGAATGACTGCAAAAATAGTAAGTTTAACTCGTAGTTTCATATCTTCTCTCCTTGCGGCTTTAACGCTTCATCTTCAATTCCATTCTCATCCAGTCTTGTGCTGAAGCTTCGACAGTGTACGAACAACCACATCCCTGTTCTTCGCATCTTTGATATAAGCCGGAATACTATGTGAAGCCGTTCGTATAGGCATATTTCCGTATTTCACACGCAGATCTGCGGAGACATAAGCGATGAGATAATTCAGATGTTCCCGATTCACAGCCCATATTATTTTTCCTCTGAACTCATCCAGGAAGTATAATTCCAGCTCGAACACAGGATCTTTCCCTGCACAAATCTCGGAAAAACACCTTTGGTATGTCGGCGTGGCGTGTAATTCAACCTGATTCACAGAACCACAATGCGGACATTCTACATGCGTTGATCGGTGAGACGTCTTTTTCTCGTCTGTGACTTCCACGTTGAACCAGCGTTCACATACAGCACAATTCCCCTTGGCTTTATATTGATATACTGGTTCTTCAAAAGCTTGAGCGTAACATTCGAAACACTTCCATCCCAGTTGATCATTCCGTTGTTCAATCGAAGCGTGCCCACCGCATTTGGGACATTTCACATCAATCCGCTCTCCCCGTCGAAGAACCGAATAAAAACTGTACTTATACGCACCTTCATCTTCGAAACGTTTCATCCTGTATCCACCCTTCTCCCTGAAACTATGACACACATTGCGTTAGAATACTCAACATTTACCAATCCATCTCTCTAAAATTATATGAAACTCCGTTCCACAGCACAAGAATGGAAGACAGATTGTTGGAAATGCCTCTAATACGACATACCCAAGTGTGTGCCTCATCACACCCGTCCCCACCTCAATAACGTAATCTATAACTAAATAACTACTGAAATGAAAGAAAACCTGTTTTTTAGATTGTGAAAAACATCACTTGAGTAAAGGTTGTGCAACTATGTTCTCCTTACTGAATGTATATAAATGGTCACTCGTATTCGCTATATTCACAGCAACGCTCTCTCACTGTAGTTCAACTGATACGGTTAAACCTGTTCACCACGATGAAGTCTCCTCCTCCTCCTCTGCGGTCAGTCAACCCCCGGTGGACCCGATCATTCGCAGAGAAGGTACTACGGTATATATTGAAATGACGGCTCAGGTTACAGATGTCGAAATCTCCGAAGGAGTGATCTACAACGCTTGGACATTTAATGGTACCGTTCCCGGACCCGTCCTACGAGTGACCGAGGGAGATACATTGGTGTTCACGTTAAAAAATAAAGATTCCAGCCTGCCTCACTCCATGGATTTTCACGCTGTACATGCTGCTCCAAGCAGCAAATTTATTGATGTGATGCCAGGCGAGGAAGGCACGTTCACCTACTCAACCTCCTCACCAGGTGTATTCATGTATCACTGTGGAACCAAACCGGTTCTTGCCCATATCGCAAACGGGATGTACGGCATGATTATTGTTGAACCCAAGGCTGGATATCCTTCCGATGACTTGGTTGATCGTGAGTATACCCTTGTTCAGAGTGAATGGTACAAAGAGCATGATTATGAAGCTTTTTTGAACGGGGAACCGGATTATGTCGTATTTAACGGTAATGACTATGGATTAGTAAAACATCCCCTGTTAGCCAAAGTAGGAGATACGGTGCGAATCTATGTCAGTAATGCCGGACCCAATGAAGTCTCATCCTTCCACGTTGTGGGTACCATTATGGACCGTGTGTATACCGATGGGAATCCACGCAACATCCAGTATGGAATACAGACGGTTATGCTTCCCGCAAGTGGTGGAGCTGTCGTAGAGTTCACCGTGACCGAAGAAGGTGATTATGCGATTGTAACCCATCAGTTCAACCATGTAGCCAAAGGCGCTGCCGCTGTTCTGCGTGTGACCAAGGATGGTACGGATCATGGTGGACCCACGATGTCTCACTGAGACATAACAATAGATAATGGCTATACCTATCCTGAACCATTCGAGGTGATTAAACGATGATCTGTACACACGAAGCGAAGGATGCCTGTTTCTCCAAAGTATCTCTGTTCCAGCATCTTGATCCATCCGAAGCTGCCTTGCTGATCTCCCTTCTGCATACCCGCAAATATAACAAAGGCGAAGTTGTCGTTCAGGAGGGCGAACGCTCAGATACGCTTTACGTGGTCCACCAGGGATGTGTGAAGTTATCCAAATACAATGGAAATGGCAAGGAACATATTATTCGGTTTCTGTTTCCCGGTGATTTCTTCGGACAAGATTCCCTGTTACACCAAAAACCACATGCCGCGAACGCCGAAGTTCTGGAGCCTTCAGCCATCTGCTCTATCAGCAAGCATGACTTTGACCAGTTACTTGAACATGATCCGAAGCTTGCTTACCATTTCCTGCTTGCCATTTCCAATCTTCTGCGTGAAACAGATGAATGGAACAGTTCGCTCAGTGCGATGACAACGGAACAGAAGATTGCCAAGCTGCTTTTGTATTTCCATACCCGAAATCATGCAAGGCATGAGATCCGCTTGCCTGTTTTCAAAAAAGATATGGCTCTGTTACTCGGGATTACACCTGAAACACTAAGTCGCAAACTTACCATGATGCAAACTCAGGGGCTACTTCAGGTTACAGGAAACTGCATCCTTATTCTTCAACTGGAGCAGCTTAGGGAAAAGGTTACTCACTGAACTAAAGATTTGACAATAACACTGAGATGACAGAATAACAGCGTATTTGGACAAGTATTATATTTCACATCAGATGTGAGTATCGTCACAGTGCGGGCTTACGTTAGCGTATACAGTTAAGAAAAGATCTACAGGAGGGTTTTGCGATGAATACGGTTGTTAAATTGGACAAACAGATCATTATGCACAAAATGCAGGAGTTATGTTCACTACTGTTACAAGATGAAGGATACAAAGAGATGCGGGACATGATTGATCAGTTTGCAGCAGATGAACAGGCCACAGCCCAGTATGAGCGTTTTATGGAGAAACATCAGGCACTGGAGGAGAAAGAACGGCAAAATATTGAGTTGCTTGCC
Proteins encoded in this region:
- a CDS encoding SMI1/KNR4 family protein — translated: MYIVSRVLKPVPTEELDHFEQQHGISLPLSYRTWIEQYGEGTYTGWMNVQRPDSEVLKPFVEYDFWIHTDDSPISQHQLEQCISIGSSVDGDFLAVHPEVEGLLWLPRHDENITLWTCSETEFGETLDRIYCGYYHQDKPITPLYFEPWNELRKHTFYHFSGTEQGSSMKELADTCKTEFNWDAVLENEYMCKMFMVSMGGYLRFNYAAGREVALFYEEKNGAEEATDNEISMFLQAHHCTAYE
- a CDS encoding multicopper oxidase domain-containing protein, with the protein product MFSLLNVYKWSLVFAIFTATLSHCSSTDTVKPVHHDEVSSSSSAVSQPPVDPIIRREGTTVYIEMTAQVTDVEISEGVIYNAWTFNGTVPGPVLRVTEGDTLVFTLKNKDSSLPHSMDFHAVHAAPSSKFIDVMPGEEGTFTYSTSSPGVFMYHCGTKPVLAHIANGMYGMIIVEPKAGYPSDDLVDREYTLVQSEWYKEHDYEAFLNGEPDYVVFNGNDYGLVKHPLLAKVGDTVRIYVSNAGPNEVSSFHVVGTIMDRVYTDGNPRNIQYGIQTVMLPASGGAVVEFTVTEEGDYAIVTHQFNHVAKGAAAVLRVTKDGTDHGGPTMSH
- a CDS encoding Crp/Fnr family transcriptional regulator, which gives rise to MICTHEAKDACFSKVSLFQHLDPSEAALLISLLHTRKYNKGEVVVQEGERSDTLYVVHQGCVKLSKYNGNGKEHIIRFLFPGDFFGQDSLLHQKPHAANAEVLEPSAICSISKHDFDQLLEHDPKLAYHFLLAISNLLRETDEWNSSLSAMTTEQKIAKLLLYFHTRNHARHEIRLPVFKKDMALLLGITPETLSRKLTMMQTQGLLQVTGNCILILQLEQLREKVTH
- a CDS encoding YlbF family regulator, whose amino-acid sequence is MNTVVKLDKQIIMHKMQELCSLLLQDEGYKEMRDMIDQFAADEQATAQYERFMEKHQALEEKERQNIELLASEIQVYEEEERALYDHPLIRRFIYAQREFSQLHQQISHYFTKSVEMNRLPEANELGKEACGCGGSCSSNH